A stretch of Brassica rapa cultivar Chiifu-401-42 chromosome A08, CAAS_Brap_v3.01, whole genome shotgun sequence DNA encodes these proteins:
- the LOC103834104 gene encoding probable methyltransferase PMT21 isoform X1 encodes MKYKDEKYEKAERGSTRILPKTVLLILLCGLSFYLGGLYCGKNKLQVNDVAKAGSSVDVDNSPQAKSVSFPECSSDYQDYTPCTDPRKWKKYGTHRLTFMERHCPPVFDRKQCLVPPPNGYKSPIRWPKSKNECWYRNVPYDWINKQKSNQHWLKKEGEKFIFPGGGTMFPNGVSAYVDLMQDLIPEMKDGTIRTSIDTGCGVASWGGDLLDRGILTVSLAPRDNHEAQVQFALERGIPAILGIISTQRLPFPSNSFDMAHCSRCLIPWTEFGGVYLLEIHRILRPGGFWVLSGPPVNYENRWKGWDTTVEEQRSNYEKLQDLLTSMCFKLYAKKDDIAVWQKSPDNTCYNKLSNDPDAYPPKCDDSLEPDSAWYTPLRPCVVVPSPKLRKTDLESTPKWPERLHSTPERVSDVPGGNGGLFKRDSSKWKTRAKHYKKLLPAIGSDKIRNVMDMNTAYGGLAAALVDDPLWVMNVVSSYAANTLPVVFDRGLIGTYHDWCEAFSTYPRTYDLLHVDGLFTSESQRCEMKYVMLEMDRILRPNGYAIIRESSYFANTIASVAKGLRWSCRKEQTESESENEKLLVCQKKLWYSSETK; translated from the exons ATGAAGTATAAGGATGAGAAGTACGAGAAGGCTGAGAGAGGTTCAACAAGGATCTTACCCAAGACAGTTTTACTGATTCTGCTATGTGGGCTTTCGTTCTATCTCGGTGGGCTTTATTGTGGGAAGAACAAACTCCAAGTTAATGATGTTGCAAAAGCTGGATCTTCCGTAGATGTTGATAACTCTCCTCAAGCCAAATCCGTTTCTTTCCCGGAGTGTAGCAGTGACTACCAAGATTACACTCCCTGCACCGATCCAAGG AAATGGAAGAAGTATGGTACTCACAGGCTTACTTTCATGGAACGCCATTGTCCTCCTGTGTTTGATAGAAAGCAATGTCTGGTCCCTCCTCCTAATGGGTATAAGTCACCAATAAGATGGCCTAAGAGTAAAAACGAATGTTGGTACAG GAATGTGCCATATGATTGGATCAACAAGCAGAAATCAAACCAGCATTGGCTAAAGAAAGAGGGTGAAAAGTTCATTTTCCCTGGTGGAGGTACAATGTTTCCAAATGGAGTTAGTGCTTATGTCGATTTGATGCAAGATTTAATCCCTGAGATGAAAGATGGGACCATAAGAACTTCCATTGACACTGGTTGTGGG GTTGCAAGCTGGGGAGGAGACTTGTTGGACCGTGGTATCCTCACGGTGTCACTAGCTCCAAGAGATAACCACGAAGCTCAAGTCCAGTTTGCTCTAGAACGTGGTATCCCTGCGATACTCGGCATCATTTCAACTCAACGTCTCCCTTTCCCTTCAAACTCATTCGATATGGCTCATTGCTCAAGATGCCTTATTCCATGGACTGAGTTTG GTGGGGTCTATCTTCTTGAGATTCACCGTATCCTAAGACCTGGTGGCTTCTGGGTCTTGTCCGGTCCACCAGTCAACTACGAGAACCGTTGGAAAGGTTGGGACACAACTGTTGAAGAGCAGAGATCAAACTACGAGAAGCTGCAAGATCTTTTaacctcaatgtgcttcaaACTGTATGCCAAGAAAGACGATATCGCAGTGTGGCAGAAATCTCCAGACAATACGTGTTACAACAAGTTGTCCAACGACCCTGATGCATACCCGCCAAAATGTGACGATAGCCTAGAACCGGACTCTGCTTGGTACACGCCGTTACGCCCTTGTGTTGTGGTTCCAAGTCCTAAGCTTAGGAAGACAGATTTGGAATCTACTCCTAAATGGCCAGAAAGGTTGCACTCAACTCCTGAGAGGGTCTCTGATGTTCCTGGAGGAAACGGTGGCTTGTTTAAAAGGGATAGTAGCAAGTGGAAGACGAGGGCTAAGCATTACAAGAAGCTGTTGCCTGCTATTGGGTCTGATAAGATAAGGAATGTGATGGATATGAACACTGCTTATGGTGGTTTAGCTGCTGCTTTGGTCGATGATCCGTTGTGGGTCATGAACGTTGTCTCTTCTTATGCAGCTAATACACTTCCCGTCGTGTTTGATCGTGGATTGATTGGAACATATCACGACTG GTGTGAAGCTTTTTCGACGTATCCAAGAACTTATGATCTTCTTCATGTTGATGGTCTGTTTACATCTGAGAGCCAAAG GTGTGAGATGAAATATGTTATGCTAGAAATGGATAGGATCTTGCGTCCTAATGGCTATGCCATTATACGCGAATCGAGCTATTTTGCGAATACTATTGCATCAGTTGCTAAAGGACTGAGATGGAGTTGTCGTAAGGAACAAACAGAGTCTGAATCAGAGAATGAGAAGCTATTGGTTTGCCAGAAGAAGCTGTGGTATTCATCTGAAACAAAATAG
- the LOC103834104 gene encoding probable methyltransferase PMT21 isoform X2: MKYKDEKYEKAERGSTRILPKTVLLILLCGLSFYLGGLYCGKNKLQVNDVAKAGSSVDVDNSPQAKSVSFPECSSDYQDYTPCTDPRKWKKYGTHRLTFMERHCPPVFDRKQCLVPPPNGYKSPIRWPKSKNECWYRNVPYDWINKQKSNQHWLKKEGEKFIFPGGGTMFPNGVSAYVDLMQDLIPEMKDGTIRTSIDTGCGVASWGGDLLDRGILTVSLAPRDNHEAQVQFALERGIPAILGIISTQRLPFPSNSFDMAHCSRCLIPWTEFGGVYLLEIHRILRPGGFWVLSGPPVNYENRWKGWDTTVEEQRSNYEKLQDLLTSMCFKLYAKKDDIAVWQKSPDNTCYNKLSNDPDAYPPKCDDSLEPDSAWYTPLRPCVVVPSPKLRKTDLESTPKWPERLHSTPERVSDVPGGNGGLFKRDSSKWKTRAKHYKKLLPAIGSDKIRNVMDMNTAYGGLAAALVDDPLWVMNVVSSYAANTLPVVFDRGLIGTYHDW; encoded by the exons ATGAAGTATAAGGATGAGAAGTACGAGAAGGCTGAGAGAGGTTCAACAAGGATCTTACCCAAGACAGTTTTACTGATTCTGCTATGTGGGCTTTCGTTCTATCTCGGTGGGCTTTATTGTGGGAAGAACAAACTCCAAGTTAATGATGTTGCAAAAGCTGGATCTTCCGTAGATGTTGATAACTCTCCTCAAGCCAAATCCGTTTCTTTCCCGGAGTGTAGCAGTGACTACCAAGATTACACTCCCTGCACCGATCCAAGG AAATGGAAGAAGTATGGTACTCACAGGCTTACTTTCATGGAACGCCATTGTCCTCCTGTGTTTGATAGAAAGCAATGTCTGGTCCCTCCTCCTAATGGGTATAAGTCACCAATAAGATGGCCTAAGAGTAAAAACGAATGTTGGTACAG GAATGTGCCATATGATTGGATCAACAAGCAGAAATCAAACCAGCATTGGCTAAAGAAAGAGGGTGAAAAGTTCATTTTCCCTGGTGGAGGTACAATGTTTCCAAATGGAGTTAGTGCTTATGTCGATTTGATGCAAGATTTAATCCCTGAGATGAAAGATGGGACCATAAGAACTTCCATTGACACTGGTTGTGGG GTTGCAAGCTGGGGAGGAGACTTGTTGGACCGTGGTATCCTCACGGTGTCACTAGCTCCAAGAGATAACCACGAAGCTCAAGTCCAGTTTGCTCTAGAACGTGGTATCCCTGCGATACTCGGCATCATTTCAACTCAACGTCTCCCTTTCCCTTCAAACTCATTCGATATGGCTCATTGCTCAAGATGCCTTATTCCATGGACTGAGTTTG GTGGGGTCTATCTTCTTGAGATTCACCGTATCCTAAGACCTGGTGGCTTCTGGGTCTTGTCCGGTCCACCAGTCAACTACGAGAACCGTTGGAAAGGTTGGGACACAACTGTTGAAGAGCAGAGATCAAACTACGAGAAGCTGCAAGATCTTTTaacctcaatgtgcttcaaACTGTATGCCAAGAAAGACGATATCGCAGTGTGGCAGAAATCTCCAGACAATACGTGTTACAACAAGTTGTCCAACGACCCTGATGCATACCCGCCAAAATGTGACGATAGCCTAGAACCGGACTCTGCTTGGTACACGCCGTTACGCCCTTGTGTTGTGGTTCCAAGTCCTAAGCTTAGGAAGACAGATTTGGAATCTACTCCTAAATGGCCAGAAAGGTTGCACTCAACTCCTGAGAGGGTCTCTGATGTTCCTGGAGGAAACGGTGGCTTGTTTAAAAGGGATAGTAGCAAGTGGAAGACGAGGGCTAAGCATTACAAGAAGCTGTTGCCTGCTATTGGGTCTGATAAGATAAGGAATGTGATGGATATGAACACTGCTTATGGTGGTTTAGCTGCTGCTTTGGTCGATGATCCGTTGTGGGTCATGAACGTTGTCTCTTCTTATGCAGCTAATACACTTCCCGTCGTGTTTGATCGTGGATTGATTGGAACATATCACGACTGGTAA